A window of Malania oleifera isolate guangnan ecotype guangnan chromosome 5, ASM2987363v1, whole genome shotgun sequence contains these coding sequences:
- the LOC131155140 gene encoding peamaclein-like, translating into MKLLLATMLLCSILLSSSFLEPTMAAAAEAVVSPFCGKKCGDRCVNAGYKDRCLKYCGICCEKCKCVPSGTYGNKHECPCYRDLKNSKGNPKCP; encoded by the exons ATGAAGCTCTTGCTTGCGACTATGTTGCTTTGCTCCATCCTGCTCAGCTCCTCTTTCTTGGAACCCACCATGGCCGCTGCAGCTGAAGCTGTGGTTTCCC CATTTTGCGGGAAGAAGTGCGGAGACAGGTGCGTGAACGCAGGGTACAAGGATCGATGCCTCAAGTACTGCGGGATATGCTGCGAGAAATGCAAGTGCGTTCCCTCCGGCACCTACGGGAATAAGCACGAGTGCCCTTGTTACAGAGACCTCAAGAACTCCAAGGGCAACCCCAAATGCCCTTAG